A region of Kribbella sp. NBC_01245 DNA encodes the following proteins:
- a CDS encoding spherulation-specific family 4 protein, which yields MTRLAIPWYVHPAEDPGQWTRLAELAGQLAFVVVNIANGPGDADDPYYPAALAALRSSGVHFYGYVDTAYAQRGIVQVAADVRAWLERYDVDGIMFDQVAPGPDGLGYNRMLALIARQAGARCIVANPGVEPCPELPGLFDVTCVFEDEFAAHGRGGVAERTVGPDRLWHLVYGVPADAIDAVLERVEAEGVGLAFVTDRPGPHPWTGLPSSLVGASRC from the coding sequence ATGACCCGCCTTGCCATTCCCTGGTACGTGCATCCGGCCGAAGACCCGGGCCAGTGGACGCGCCTCGCCGAACTGGCCGGCCAGCTCGCCTTCGTGGTGGTCAACATCGCCAACGGCCCGGGCGACGCGGACGATCCGTACTACCCGGCCGCCCTGGCTGCCCTGCGTTCGAGTGGTGTCCACTTTTACGGGTACGTCGACACCGCCTACGCGCAGCGCGGCATCGTCCAGGTCGCGGCGGACGTCCGTGCGTGGCTCGAGCGGTACGACGTCGACGGCATCATGTTCGACCAGGTCGCTCCCGGGCCGGACGGCCTTGGGTACAACCGAATGCTGGCCCTGATCGCCCGTCAGGCCGGGGCCCGGTGCATCGTCGCGAATCCGGGCGTCGAGCCGTGTCCCGAGTTGCCTGGGCTGTTCGACGTGACATGCGTGTTCGAGGACGAGTTCGCGGCCCATGGGCGAGGCGGCGTGGCCGAGCGCACGGTTGGGCCCGACCGGCTCTGGCACCTCGTATACGGCGTACCGGCGGACGCGATTGACGCGGTGCTGGAACGGGTCGAGGCGGAGGGCGTCGGTCTGGCGTTCGTCACCGATCGGCCCGGCCCGCATCCATGGACCGGACTGCCTTCGTCCTTGGTCGGAGCGAGCCGGTGCTGA
- a CDS encoding response regulator transcription factor, with the protein MLTARVDMPTLLVCDSLRVIAEAIAAYVDAQSGVRALGTACRLDELLRLIGIEAPDVVLVEPRGLGLSAVAAVRLVHETEPRTRVLLVADTDDPAQVLPAVRAGGFGWVSASDSLADVEAAVRTVAAGGMWLSPSVLGEQEPGSAVRSAAAGLAADEARALVGALTDRERAVLAHLVGGFDRKALARQLGIADSTARTHVQRVIGKLGARNAIQAAAIGRRAGIPGVTRRG; encoded by the coding sequence GTGCTGACGGCCCGCGTGGATATGCCGACGCTGCTGGTCTGCGACTCGCTACGGGTGATCGCCGAGGCCATAGCCGCGTACGTCGATGCGCAGTCGGGCGTCCGCGCGCTCGGTACGGCCTGCCGCCTCGACGAACTCCTGCGGCTCATCGGTATCGAGGCGCCGGACGTCGTCCTGGTCGAACCGCGCGGCCTCGGGCTGTCCGCAGTCGCGGCCGTTCGGCTGGTACACGAGACCGAGCCGCGAACGCGAGTGCTGCTGGTGGCGGACACGGACGACCCGGCGCAAGTGCTGCCCGCCGTACGCGCGGGTGGGTTCGGCTGGGTCTCGGCCTCGGATTCGCTGGCCGACGTCGAGGCCGCTGTCCGGACGGTCGCGGCCGGAGGGATGTGGCTCAGCCCGTCCGTACTGGGGGAGCAGGAGCCGGGCAGCGCGGTGCGATCCGCGGCGGCCGGTCTCGCCGCCGACGAGGCTCGCGCGCTGGTCGGGGCGCTGACCGATCGGGAGCGCGCCGTACTTGCGCATCTGGTCGGCGGGTTCGATCGCAAGGCGCTGGCCCGGCAGCTGGGCATTGCCGACAGCACGGCGCGCACCCACGTCCAGCGCGTCATCGGCAAGCTCGGCGCGCGGAACGCGATCCAGGCGGCGGCGATCGGCCGGCGCGCCGGAATTCCGGGCGTAACGCGGCGGGGTTGA
- a CDS encoding DedA family protein, which produces MIALAAMLMPSWMDPEYLLHALGDWALWGTVAIIFIECGLLFPILPGDSLLFAVGMFVALGTIGVPLWLVCVILTAAAFAGNVSGYYIGRALGTSLFKNPDARFLKPKYLDQTAAFFDKYGNRAIVMARFVPIVRTFITVTAGAGRMDPRRFFFYTGVGAVLWGTGVTVLGYYLGRIKFVHDNLETALILIVIVSVIPMVVEFVLARKREKVLKAASNEGRDERFDEPAELTALFDAAAEKHHKKD; this is translated from the coding sequence GTGATTGCACTCGCGGCGATGTTGATGCCCAGCTGGATGGATCCCGAGTACCTGCTGCACGCGCTCGGTGACTGGGCCCTGTGGGGAACCGTCGCGATCATCTTCATCGAGTGCGGTCTGCTCTTCCCGATCCTGCCGGGTGACTCGCTGCTCTTCGCGGTCGGCATGTTCGTCGCGCTGGGCACGATCGGCGTCCCGCTCTGGCTCGTCTGCGTGATCCTGACGGCCGCGGCGTTTGCCGGCAACGTGTCCGGCTATTACATCGGCAGGGCGTTGGGGACATCACTGTTCAAGAATCCCGACGCGAGGTTCCTGAAACCGAAGTATCTCGACCAGACCGCGGCGTTCTTCGACAAGTACGGCAACCGCGCGATCGTGATGGCCCGGTTCGTGCCCATCGTGCGGACGTTCATCACCGTCACCGCGGGCGCGGGCCGGATGGACCCGCGCCGGTTCTTCTTCTACACCGGTGTCGGCGCGGTGCTGTGGGGCACGGGCGTGACCGTGCTCGGCTACTACCTCGGCCGGATCAAGTTCGTGCACGACAACCTGGAGACGGCGCTGATCCTGATCGTCATCGTCTCGGTGATCCCGATGGTGGTGGAGTTCGTGCTGGCGCGGAAGCGCGAGAAGGTGCTCAAGGCCGCGAGCAACGAAGGCCGCGACGAGCGGTTCGACGAGCCGGCGGAGCTGACCGCGCTCTTCGACGCGGCCGCTGAAAAGCACCACAAGAAGGACTGA
- a CDS encoding TrmH family RNA methyltransferase, producing MVGPAEVGVGPWQGELPDDPRYDPELLANGDRRNVVDRYRYWRVDAIVADLDKRRNPFHVAIENWQHDLNIGSVVRTANAFLAAEVHIVGNRKWNRRGAMVTDRYQHVRHHPQLADLASYAAERGLPVIGIDNLPGSVPLETYDLPEVCVLLFGQEGPGLTDEAHAICTAVLSIAQYGSTRSINASAAAAIAMHAWIRRHTFQQSL from the coding sequence ATGGTCGGGCCGGCCGAGGTCGGGGTCGGACCGTGGCAGGGCGAGCTGCCGGATGACCCCCGGTACGACCCGGAGCTGCTGGCGAACGGCGACAGGCGCAACGTCGTCGACCGCTACCGCTATTGGCGAGTGGACGCGATCGTCGCCGACCTGGACAAGCGCCGGAATCCCTTCCACGTCGCGATCGAGAACTGGCAGCACGACCTGAACATCGGCTCGGTCGTCCGCACGGCGAACGCTTTCCTCGCCGCCGAGGTCCACATCGTCGGCAACCGCAAATGGAACCGCCGTGGCGCCATGGTCACGGACCGCTACCAGCACGTACGACACCACCCACAGCTCGCCGACCTCGCGTCGTACGCCGCCGAACGCGGTCTACCGGTCATCGGCATCGACAACTTGCCCGGCTCGGTCCCCCTAGAGACGTACGACCTGCCGGAAGTTTGTGTGCTGCTCTTCGGTCAAGAAGGCCCGGGCCTCACCGACGAAGCCCACGCCATCTGCACCGCCGTACTCTCCATCGCCCAATACGGCTCAACCCGATCCATCAACGCCAGCGCCGCGGCCGCGATCGCCATGCACGCCTGGATCCGCCGCCACACCTTCCAGCAGTCCCTCTAG
- the galE gene encoding UDP-glucose 4-epimerase GalE, whose product MTVTQQWIRPRPTWLITGGAGYIGAHVVDTMLRAGRQVVVVDDLSTGSADRLPTGVALETCSVLDTATLAAVMTRYDVTGVIHLAAKKAVGESVDKPLYYYDQNVRGTASLLEAMRAVDVRRLVFSSSAAVYGIPSAGEVTEETPTAPINPYGATKLVCEWLIRDAAAAQNLSWISLRYFNIAGAGDPALGDPGVANLLQLTLRALTRGVRPQVYGDDHPTPDGTCVRDYLHVADLAEAHLAAVDALGAEGIRRVYNVGTGVGASVLDVLETASRVTGLHEPYEVTPRRPIDPACVVANPARITAELGWQANRTLHDMVTSAWLAYRQPAPIPV is encoded by the coding sequence ATGACCGTCACGCAGCAGTGGATCCGCCCTCGGCCGACCTGGCTGATCACCGGTGGCGCCGGATACATCGGTGCCCATGTGGTCGACACGATGCTGCGGGCCGGCCGCCAGGTCGTCGTGGTCGACGACCTCAGCACCGGTTCGGCCGACCGTCTACCGACCGGGGTCGCGCTGGAGACGTGCTCGGTGCTCGACACCGCCACGCTGGCCGCCGTGATGACCCGGTACGACGTGACCGGGGTGATCCACCTCGCGGCGAAGAAGGCTGTCGGGGAATCCGTCGACAAGCCGCTCTACTACTACGACCAGAACGTACGCGGAACGGCCAGTCTGCTCGAGGCGATGCGCGCGGTCGACGTACGGCGCCTGGTCTTTTCGTCGAGCGCTGCGGTCTACGGAATCCCGTCGGCGGGTGAGGTCACCGAGGAGACGCCGACGGCTCCGATCAACCCGTACGGCGCTACGAAGCTCGTGTGCGAGTGGTTGATCCGTGACGCGGCCGCGGCGCAGAACTTGTCCTGGATCAGCCTCCGGTACTTCAACATCGCAGGCGCCGGCGATCCCGCACTAGGCGATCCGGGGGTCGCAAACCTTCTGCAGTTGACCTTGCGGGCGTTGACTCGCGGGGTGCGCCCACAGGTCTACGGGGATGACCACCCGACCCCGGACGGCACTTGCGTTCGGGACTACCTGCACGTCGCGGATCTCGCTGAGGCGCACCTGGCGGCGGTAGACGCGCTTGGCGCGGAGGGGATCCGGCGCGTGTACAACGTGGGGACCGGCGTCGGCGCGAGCGTCCTCGACGTACTGGAAACAGCTTCCCGCGTCACCGGCCTGCACGAGCCGTACGAGGTCACACCCCGCCGCCCGATCGACCCCGCCTGCGTAGTTGCCAACCCGGCCCGCATCACCGCCGAACTCGGCTGGCAAGCCAACCGAACCCTCCACGACATGGTCACCTCAGCTTGGCTCGCCTACCGCCAGCCCGCCCCGATCCCCGTCTAG
- the pelF gene encoding GT4 family glycosyltransferase PelF: MDVALINEGTYPYVKGGVSQWCDKLIRGLPEHRFRLLTLVANGTERQTWELPDNADGVRPFPLWGPAVTPRRGRDQARVADAARAVLAGSVLDQPVTFEWGLRELAKLATSKGFSRSLRACDLVGYLLEVWSDPHTLTVHDAIVAAELVERSLLPLTVDLGPGLDLSHAVANGLPTLVGLAEKWRRGTPLVMSEHGVHIRERYLAFRDLSYPAPVKEVVLGFLRQLAELGYRHADFIVPVAKFNARWEYRLGADPASVVPIYNGVEPERYTEIQDEPAVPTISWVGRVDPLKDLETLISAYALIREQLPQTVLRLFGPTPEGNEDYERRCLDLADRLGVSDGITLEGPVPSSRIAFEAGHVVALSSISEGMPYTVIEAMMCGRATVSTDVGGTAEAVADAGSVVPPRDPSAFAEACLDYLLDPDLRRRIGQAARRRSLDNFTLEKSIDTYRMLYTAVATTVERTSA, from the coding sequence GTGGACGTCGCGCTGATCAACGAAGGGACTTATCCCTACGTGAAAGGTGGCGTCAGCCAGTGGTGTGACAAGTTGATCCGCGGTCTGCCCGAGCACCGGTTCCGGCTGCTCACCTTGGTTGCCAATGGCACCGAACGGCAGACCTGGGAGCTACCGGACAACGCCGACGGTGTGCGGCCGTTCCCCCTCTGGGGTCCGGCCGTCACCCCGCGCCGCGGCCGGGACCAGGCCCGGGTGGCCGACGCCGCCCGGGCCGTGCTGGCCGGTTCCGTACTCGACCAGCCGGTGACGTTCGAGTGGGGCCTGCGCGAACTGGCCAAACTCGCCACCAGTAAGGGCTTTTCGCGCTCCCTGCGGGCCTGCGACCTGGTCGGCTACCTCCTGGAGGTTTGGTCGGATCCGCACACCCTCACCGTGCATGACGCGATCGTCGCGGCGGAGCTGGTGGAACGATCGCTGCTGCCGTTGACCGTCGACCTAGGCCCGGGCCTCGACCTGAGCCATGCGGTGGCGAACGGCCTGCCGACGCTCGTCGGGTTGGCGGAGAAGTGGCGACGCGGTACGCCGTTGGTGATGTCCGAGCATGGCGTCCACATTCGCGAGCGCTATCTGGCGTTCCGCGATCTGTCGTACCCGGCCCCGGTGAAGGAGGTCGTGCTCGGGTTCCTCCGCCAGCTCGCCGAACTGGGGTACCGCCATGCCGACTTCATCGTGCCGGTGGCGAAGTTCAACGCCCGCTGGGAATACCGGCTCGGCGCCGATCCGGCCTCGGTGGTGCCGATCTACAATGGCGTCGAGCCCGAGCGCTATACCGAGATCCAGGACGAGCCCGCCGTACCCACGATCAGTTGGGTGGGCCGGGTCGATCCGCTCAAGGACCTCGAGACGCTGATCAGCGCGTACGCCTTGATCCGGGAGCAGTTGCCACAAACCGTGCTGCGGTTGTTCGGGCCGACGCCGGAGGGCAATGAGGACTACGAAAGGCGCTGTCTCGACCTGGCCGACCGGCTCGGGGTCTCCGACGGCATCACCCTCGAAGGACCCGTGCCGTCGAGCCGGATCGCCTTCGAGGCAGGGCATGTGGTCGCCCTCTCGAGTATCTCGGAGGGCATGCCGTACACGGTCATCGAGGCGATGATGTGCGGCCGGGCCACCGTCTCCACCGACGTCGGGGGTACGGCCGAAGCGGTCGCCGACGCTGGCTCGGTGGTACCGCCGCGCGATCCGTCCGCCTTCGCCGAGGCCTGCCTGGACTACCTGCTCGACCCGGACCTGCGCCGCCGGATCGGCCAGGCCGCGCGGCGTCGTTCGCTCGACAACTTCACGCTGGAGAAGTCGATCGACACCTACCGAATGCTCTACACGGCCGTCGCCACCACGGTCGAGCGGACGTCCGCGTGA
- a CDS encoding endo alpha-1,4 polygalactosaminidase — MLRVMLAVVLLFTASCAADQPAADPTPQPTVSPTAAPRPEATPTPSPSPSSSTSRPSTPTPRRSPASYQRWSPRPGTAWQWQLDGTLDLSIDVPVYDVDGERTTKAQVDELHRRGRRAICYVNVGAYENFRPDKARFPAQVLGKTMDGWPDERWLDIRRWDLLAPIMAARFGACRAKGFDAIEPDNVDAYSNESGFPLTASDQLRYNRRIAMLAHRIGLSVGLKNDLEQVRALQPSFDFAVNEECMKYDECALLTPFRQAGKAVLHVEYDLAPAEFCARAKQLGFSSMRKPLILRAERQPC, encoded by the coding sequence GTGCTGAGGGTGATGCTGGCCGTCGTTCTGTTGTTTACGGCGAGCTGTGCGGCGGACCAGCCGGCGGCAGACCCGACCCCGCAGCCGACCGTCAGTCCCACGGCCGCGCCCCGGCCCGAGGCAACACCAACGCCCAGCCCGAGCCCGAGTTCGAGCACAAGCAGGCCGTCGACGCCGACGCCGCGCAGGAGCCCGGCGTCGTACCAGCGGTGGAGTCCGCGACCGGGCACGGCCTGGCAATGGCAGCTCGACGGAACCCTGGACCTCTCGATCGACGTGCCCGTGTACGACGTCGACGGCGAGCGGACGACGAAGGCCCAGGTCGACGAACTGCATCGCCGCGGACGACGCGCGATCTGCTACGTCAACGTCGGCGCGTACGAGAACTTCCGGCCCGACAAGGCCCGCTTCCCCGCGCAGGTCCTCGGCAAGACGATGGACGGCTGGCCGGACGAACGATGGCTCGACATCCGCCGCTGGGATCTGCTCGCGCCGATCATGGCCGCGCGCTTCGGTGCCTGCCGGGCCAAGGGATTCGACGCGATCGAGCCGGACAACGTCGATGCCTATAGCAACGAATCCGGCTTCCCGCTGACCGCGTCCGACCAGCTCCGGTACAACCGTCGGATCGCGATGCTGGCCCATCGGATCGGCCTGTCCGTGGGCTTGAAGAACGACCTGGAGCAGGTCCGCGCGCTGCAGCCGTCGTTCGACTTCGCGGTGAACGAGGAGTGCATGAAGTACGACGAATGCGCGTTGCTGACGCCGTTTCGTCAAGCGGGCAAGGCGGTTCTCCATGTGGAGTACGACCTGGCGCCGGCCGAGTTCTGTGCCCGGGCCAAGCAACTCGGTTTCAGCTCGATGCGTAAACCGTTGATCCTGCGCGCCGAACGGCAACCGTGCTGA